The Micromonospora sp. M71_S20 genome window below encodes:
- a CDS encoding Fpg/Nei family DNA glycosylase, translating into MPEGHTIHRLAARHAELFGGDKLHAASPQGRFAEGAARLSGTVLEATEAYGKHLLHHHADELTLHVHLGLYGKFADGAGEPPEPVGQVRLRLTSDRHWLDLRGPTACELLTPPEVAALRARLGPDPLRADADPDRAYARISRSPTPLAALLLDQSVVAGTGLIFVTEALFRAGLPPTLPGRRLTRAGWDALWADLVALMRLAVVRGRIDTVRDAHLPGAMGRPARVDRHGGEVYVYRRPGEPCHVCATPVSRGGLAGRNLYWCPTCQRS; encoded by the coding sequence GTGCCAGAGGGACACACCATCCACCGCCTGGCGGCGCGGCACGCCGAGCTGTTCGGCGGGGACAAGCTGCACGCCGCCAGCCCGCAGGGCCGCTTCGCCGAGGGCGCGGCCCGCCTCTCCGGCACCGTCCTGGAGGCCACCGAGGCGTACGGCAAGCACCTGCTGCACCACCACGCCGACGAGCTGACCCTGCACGTGCACCTCGGGCTCTACGGCAAATTCGCCGACGGCGCCGGGGAGCCGCCGGAACCGGTCGGCCAGGTGCGACTGCGGCTGACCAGCGACCGGCACTGGCTCGACCTGCGCGGCCCCACCGCCTGCGAGCTGCTCACCCCGCCCGAGGTGGCGGCGCTGCGCGCCCGGCTCGGCCCCGATCCGCTGCGCGCCGACGCCGACCCCGACCGGGCGTACGCCCGGATCTCCCGCAGCCCGACGCCGCTGGCCGCGCTGCTGCTGGACCAGTCGGTGGTGGCCGGCACCGGGCTGATCTTCGTCACCGAGGCGCTGTTCCGGGCCGGGCTGCCGCCCACGCTCCCCGGCCGGCGGCTGACCCGCGCCGGCTGGGACGCGCTCTGGGCCGACCTGGTGGCGCTGATGCGGCTCGCCGTCGTACGCGGCCGCATCGACACCGTCCGCGACGCGCACCTGCCCGGGGCGATGGGCCGCCCCGCCCGCGTCGACCGGCACGGCGGCGAGGTGTACGTCTACCGCCGCCCCGGCGAGCCCTGCCACGTCTGCGCCACGCCGGTGAGCCGGGGCGGGCTGGCCGGCCGCAACCTCTACTGGTGCCCCACCTGCCAGCGGAGCTGA
- a CDS encoding ricin-type beta-trefoil lectin domain protein, with product MSTTPVPATAGHRRRARRRVASAGLLALCTAVAAATVTLPAPASAANEPVNVWLTTTTDPGGRQVSRGLQQQAPLAFAPSSGGATHTITVNENTRYQQFEGGGASITDTTAYLFRGGPISAATRDAVMRRLFSPTDGIGLSFVRNPIGASDLSRPGNVSLDDTCCDLDDFYSNGYDTNVRLLTAQARSLNPELRVKGVPWSAPGWMKDNGRMDQMGWLKWEYYPMYAQYLVRYVQTYQAAGIPVNYLSVQNEPNCCKPAAPTEMNYPGMSWNGSGLVEFTKNHLYPALRAAGLSTKVLVHDWNYGDYSGFGAVLLADPGIRNDPLFGGIAWHGYFGEPSVGTQVRNQYPSVRQFSTEHSGGTWIGNQHNEDLADIVNYARNYSSSLVKWSLALNQNMGPHNGGCDVCTGLVTVQEGGPRAGQVDYTVEYYTTGHLTKFVRPGAYRIDSTANGTVQNVAYVNPDGSKALIAHNGGAGSQSVKVVWGGQSFTYSLPARTTATFTWSGSQSGGGGRTGPIVGLAGKCLDVAGADSADGTAVQLYDCNGSAAQQWTLGGDGTVRALGKCLDVRDNATADGTRTQLWTCTGAANQRWTATAARDLVSASANKCLDVLDNSSANATPTQIWTCTGGANQKWTVPA from the coding sequence ATGTCCACCACCCCCGTACCCGCCACGGCCGGTCACCGCCGGCGAGCCCGGCGCCGAGTCGCGTCCGCAGGTCTGCTCGCGCTCTGCACCGCCGTGGCCGCCGCCACGGTCACGCTCCCGGCGCCGGCGTCCGCCGCCAACGAGCCGGTGAACGTCTGGCTGACCACCACCACGGACCCCGGTGGCCGCCAGGTCAGCCGGGGCCTCCAGCAGCAGGCCCCGCTCGCCTTCGCCCCCTCCAGCGGCGGCGCGACGCACACCATCACCGTCAACGAGAACACCCGCTACCAGCAGTTCGAGGGCGGCGGCGCGTCGATCACGGACACCACCGCGTACCTGTTCCGGGGCGGGCCGATCAGCGCGGCCACCCGCGACGCCGTGATGCGCAGGCTCTTCTCCCCGACCGACGGCATCGGGCTCTCCTTCGTCCGCAACCCCATCGGCGCCTCGGATCTCTCCCGCCCGGGCAACGTCTCCCTCGACGACACCTGCTGCGACCTCGACGACTTCTACAGCAACGGCTACGACACCAACGTGCGGCTGCTCACCGCCCAGGCCCGGTCGCTCAACCCGGAGCTGCGGGTGAAGGGGGTGCCGTGGAGCGCCCCCGGCTGGATGAAGGACAACGGCCGGATGGACCAGATGGGCTGGCTCAAGTGGGAGTACTACCCGATGTACGCCCAGTACCTGGTCAGGTACGTGCAGACCTACCAGGCCGCCGGCATCCCGGTGAACTACCTGTCCGTGCAGAACGAGCCGAACTGCTGCAAGCCCGCCGCGCCGACCGAGATGAACTACCCGGGCATGAGCTGGAACGGGTCGGGGCTTGTCGAGTTCACCAAGAACCACCTCTATCCCGCGCTGCGCGCCGCCGGCCTCAGCACCAAGGTCCTCGTGCACGACTGGAACTACGGCGACTACTCCGGCTTCGGGGCGGTGCTGCTGGCCGACCCGGGCATCCGCAACGACCCGCTCTTCGGCGGCATCGCCTGGCACGGCTACTTCGGTGAGCCGTCCGTGGGCACCCAGGTGCGCAACCAGTACCCGTCGGTGCGCCAGTTCAGCACCGAGCACTCGGGCGGCACCTGGATCGGCAACCAGCACAACGAGGACCTGGCCGACATCGTCAACTACGCCCGCAACTACAGCAGCAGCCTGGTCAAGTGGAGCCTCGCCCTCAACCAGAACATGGGCCCGCACAACGGCGGCTGCGACGTCTGCACCGGCCTGGTCACCGTCCAGGAGGGCGGCCCCCGGGCCGGCCAGGTCGACTACACCGTCGAGTACTACACCACCGGGCACCTGACGAAGTTCGTCCGACCCGGCGCGTACCGGATCGACTCGACCGCCAACGGCACGGTGCAGAACGTGGCGTACGTGAACCCGGACGGGTCCAAGGCGCTCATCGCGCACAACGGCGGCGCCGGCAGCCAGTCGGTCAAGGTGGTGTGGGGCGGGCAGTCCTTCACGTACTCGCTGCCGGCCCGGACCACCGCCACGTTCACCTGGTCGGGCAGCCAGTCCGGCGGCGGCGGGCGGACCGGCCCGATCGTCGGCCTGGCCGGCAAGTGCCTCGACGTCGCCGGGGCCGACAGCGCCGACGGCACCGCCGTCCAGCTGTACGACTGCAACGGCAGCGCCGCGCAGCAGTGGACGCTCGGCGGCGACGGCACCGTACGGGCCCTGGGCAAGTGCCTGGACGTGCGGGACAACGCCACCGCCGACGGCACCCGGACCCAGCTGTGGACCTGCACCGGCGCGGCGAACCAGCGGTGGACCGCGACGGCGGCCCGCGATCTGGTCAGCGCCAGCGCGAACAAGTGCCTGGACGTGCTGGACAACAGCTCGGCCAACGCGACACCGACCCAGATCTGGACGTGCACCGGTGGCGCGAACCAGAAGTGGACGGTGCCCGCCTGA
- a CDS encoding UbiA family prenyltransferase, which yields MVKIPSLSRRSEEAPTRDENLDGRDAAAGRDDATRADADGGNGPSRPVVTDRDGEQTTYRSGAAPDGAGRDAAAERRAAERAAVARAATARPIDDDHRRAPRTTEPDPTLERTLDGRTTDLDRNAALGARTDRAGERPLDGDTVERPVDRDRTVERPVDRDGDGVPDREPERPVVAGPKPRASILATLGLIVGVAGALFVLTGTLAGYGIGLGALGAVLAVLGLMATRRRHIAGKTDALLGVALGLGAVVLGVLAMTGQFDWPTTDGDWVQRFREWLDSQFVDRF from the coding sequence GTGGTGAAGATTCCCTCGCTGTCCCGCCGGTCGGAAGAGGCGCCGACACGGGACGAGAACCTCGACGGCCGCGACGCTGCCGCCGGCCGGGACGACGCGACGCGGGCCGACGCCGACGGCGGCAACGGGCCCAGCCGTCCGGTGGTCACCGACCGGGACGGCGAGCAGACGACCTACCGCAGCGGCGCCGCGCCCGACGGCGCCGGGCGGGACGCCGCCGCCGAGCGGCGGGCGGCCGAGCGGGCGGCCGTCGCCCGGGCGGCCACGGCCCGACCCATCGACGACGACCACCGACGCGCCCCCCGGACCACCGAGCCCGACCCAACGCTCGAACGGACCCTCGACGGTCGGACGACCGATCTGGACCGGAACGCGGCGCTGGGCGCCCGGACGGACCGCGCCGGGGAGCGCCCGCTCGACGGGGACACCGTGGAGCGGCCCGTCGACCGGGACCGCACCGTGGAGCGGCCCGTCGACCGCGACGGCGACGGCGTCCCCGACCGCGAGCCGGAGCGGCCGGTGGTCGCCGGCCCGAAGCCCCGGGCCAGCATCCTCGCCACGCTGGGTCTGATCGTCGGCGTCGCCGGGGCGCTCTTCGTGCTCACCGGCACCCTCGCCGGGTACGGCATCGGACTCGGCGCCCTCGGCGCGGTCCTCGCGGTGCTGGGCCTGATGGCCACCCGCCGCCGGCACATCGCCGGCAAGACCGACGCGCTGCTCGGCGTCGCCCTGGGCCTCGGCGCGGTGGTGCTCGGCGTGCTGGCGATGACCGGCCAGTTCGACTGGCCGACCACCGACGGGGACTGGGTGCAGCGGTTCCGCGAGTGGCTTGACTCACAGTTTGTGGACCGCTTCTAG
- a CDS encoding helix-turn-helix domain-containing protein, with protein sequence MATSLDPEMFDPVCPSDLSPIRFRDKWAGMIIRCLEAGPRRFSELRVPLRGITAKVLTRSLRTLEEDGLVGRTVHTGPVRRVEYALTPLGRSLLGPMDVACEWTRRHWDELLDAREGVTLGAPEL encoded by the coding sequence ATGGCCACGTCGCTCGACCCGGAGATGTTCGACCCGGTCTGCCCGTCGGACCTGTCCCCGATCCGGTTCCGCGACAAGTGGGCGGGCATGATCATTCGTTGCCTGGAGGCCGGTCCCCGGCGCTTCTCGGAGCTGCGTGTGCCGCTGCGCGGCATCACCGCGAAGGTGCTCACCCGGTCGCTGCGGACCCTGGAGGAGGACGGTCTGGTCGGGCGCACCGTCCACACCGGGCCGGTCCGGCGGGTCGAGTACGCGCTGACCCCGCTCGGGCGCAGTCTGCTCGGACCGATGGACGTGGCGTGCGAGTGGACCCGCCGGCACTGGGACGAGTTGCTCGACGCGCGGGAGGGCGTGACCCTCGGCGCCCCGGAACTCTGA
- a CDS encoding NAD(P)-dependent oxidoreductase, giving the protein MGRIIVFGAGGRAGRAAVREARARGHQVTAVVRDPGRHPDLASTNAVRVAGGDVTDAGRVGALAVGHDAAIHAAADLAAPPDVFFPAAARALAAGLASAGTRRLLAVGLASVLPTAGGDLLMDTTGYPQEYRSFYLGHAAGTETLRHAGPELDWLVLSPAGDFDHDGTGVGRYRWATADAASRIPYADFAVALLDEIETPRHRQAHLGVEQG; this is encoded by the coding sequence ATGGGCAGGATCATTGTCTTCGGAGCCGGTGGGCGGGCCGGCCGGGCAGCGGTGCGGGAGGCGCGGGCCCGGGGGCACCAGGTCACCGCGGTCGTCCGGGACCCGGGCCGGCATCCCGATCTGGCCTCGACCAACGCCGTGCGGGTGGCGGGCGGCGACGTCACCGACGCCGGCCGCGTCGGCGCACTGGCCGTCGGACACGACGCCGCCATCCACGCCGCCGCCGACCTGGCCGCGCCGCCGGACGTCTTCTTCCCCGCCGCCGCCCGGGCGCTGGCCGCCGGGCTGGCGTCGGCCGGGACCCGCCGGCTGCTGGCCGTCGGGCTGGCCTCGGTGCTGCCGACGGCGGGCGGTGACCTGCTCATGGACACGACGGGCTATCCGCAGGAGTACCGGTCCTTCTACCTGGGACACGCGGCCGGGACGGAGACGCTGCGCCACGCCGGGCCGGAACTCGACTGGCTGGTGCTCAGCCCGGCCGGCGACTTCGACCACGACGGCACCGGCGTCGGCCGCTACCGGTGGGCGACGGCCGACGCGGCGAGCCGGATCCCGTACGCCGACTTCGCCGTCGCGCTGCTGGACGAGATCGAGACGCCCCGGCACCGGCAGGCCCACCTCGGGGTGGAGCAGGGCTGA
- the ddaH gene encoding dimethylargininase: MDATSQRFLMCRPTYFAVDYAINPWMDPTAPVDVDLAVRQWEQLRQIYRDLGHTVEEIAPVPGLPDMVFAANGGTVIDGKAMAVQFRDPQRADEAPAYRAWFEAAGFGMYDPKHVNEGEGDILLAGDFLLAGTGFRTAHASHAQLQEVFGYPVVTMQLVDPRFYHLDTALTVLDERTVAYLPEAFSPGSRAVLRRLFPDAVHATLADAEVFGLNAVSDGRHVVLPAQATGLAAKLRDRGYETIGVDLSELRKAGGGPKCCTLRLRQGKASQ; this comes from the coding sequence ATGGACGCCACCAGCCAGCGCTTCCTGATGTGCCGGCCGACGTACTTCGCCGTCGACTACGCCATCAACCCGTGGATGGACCCGACCGCGCCGGTCGACGTCGACCTCGCCGTCCGGCAGTGGGAGCAGTTGCGCCAGATTTACCGGGACCTGGGCCACACCGTCGAGGAGATCGCTCCGGTGCCCGGCCTGCCCGACATGGTGTTCGCCGCCAACGGCGGCACGGTGATCGACGGCAAGGCGATGGCCGTGCAGTTCCGCGACCCGCAGCGCGCCGACGAGGCCCCCGCCTACCGCGCCTGGTTCGAGGCCGCCGGCTTCGGGATGTACGACCCGAAGCACGTCAACGAGGGCGAGGGCGACATCCTGCTGGCCGGCGACTTCCTGCTGGCCGGCACCGGCTTCCGCACCGCGCACGCCTCGCACGCGCAGCTCCAGGAGGTCTTCGGCTACCCGGTGGTGACCATGCAGCTGGTCGACCCGCGCTTCTACCACCTGGACACCGCGCTCACCGTGCTCGACGAGCGGACGGTGGCGTACCTGCCGGAGGCGTTCTCGCCGGGCAGCCGGGCGGTGCTGCGCCGGCTCTTCCCCGACGCGGTGCACGCCACCCTCGCCGACGCCGAGGTCTTCGGGCTGAACGCGGTCAGCGACGGCCGGCACGTGGTGCTGCCGGCGCAGGCCACCGGCCTGGCCGCGAAGCTGCGCGACCGGGGCTACGAGACGATCGGTGTCGACCTCTCCGAGCTGCGCAAGGCCGGCGGCGGACCGAAGTGCTGCACGTTGCGACTCCGTCAGGGAAAGGCGAGCCAGTGA
- the rocD gene encoding ornithine--oxo-acid transaminase, whose protein sequence is MIDDMLRTPEAIRDAERWTAHNYHPLPVVVSSAEGSWLTDVDGRRYLDCLAGYSALNFGHRHPTLIAAAHAQLDRLTLTSRAFVHDQFADFCRELAELCRKDLVLPMNTGAEAVETGIKVARKWGYQVKGVAPGQANIVVAEGNFHGRTTTIVSFSTDEDARADFGPFTPGFTVVPYGDLAALTAAVDENTVAVLLEPIQGEQGVVVPPEGYLPGVRRVCTERNVLFIADEIQSGLGRTGDTFACDHEGVTPDMYLLGKALGGGIVPVSAVAANADVLGVLRPGQHGSTFGGNPLACAVATEVVRLLATGEFQRRSTELGARLHAGLRSLVGRGLVAVRGRGLWAGLDIDPSLMSGREACERLAERGVLAKDTHGATIRLAPPLVITEEEIDHAVAQLAAVLAG, encoded by the coding sequence GTGATCGACGACATGCTGCGGACGCCGGAGGCGATCCGCGACGCGGAGCGGTGGACCGCGCACAACTACCACCCGCTGCCGGTGGTCGTCTCCTCCGCCGAGGGCTCCTGGCTGACCGACGTGGACGGCCGCCGCTACCTCGACTGCCTGGCCGGCTACTCGGCGCTGAACTTCGGCCACCGCCACCCGACGCTGATCGCCGCCGCGCACGCGCAGCTCGACCGGCTGACCCTCACCAGCCGGGCGTTCGTCCACGACCAGTTCGCCGACTTCTGCCGCGAGCTGGCCGAGCTGTGCCGCAAGGACCTCGTGCTGCCGATGAACACCGGCGCCGAGGCCGTGGAGACCGGCATCAAGGTCGCCCGCAAGTGGGGCTACCAGGTCAAGGGCGTCGCGCCGGGGCAGGCCAACATCGTGGTGGCCGAGGGGAACTTCCACGGCCGGACGACCACCATCGTCAGCTTCTCCACCGACGAGGACGCGCGGGCCGACTTCGGGCCGTTCACCCCGGGATTCACGGTCGTCCCCTACGGCGACCTGGCGGCGCTGACCGCCGCCGTCGACGAGAACACCGTCGCGGTGCTGCTCGAACCGATCCAGGGCGAGCAGGGCGTCGTCGTGCCGCCGGAGGGCTACCTGCCGGGCGTACGCCGGGTCTGCACCGAGCGGAACGTGCTCTTCATCGCCGACGAGATCCAGTCCGGCCTCGGCCGGACCGGGGACACCTTCGCCTGCGACCACGAAGGCGTCACGCCCGACATGTACCTGCTGGGCAAGGCGCTCGGCGGCGGCATCGTGCCGGTCTCCGCGGTGGCCGCGAACGCCGACGTGCTCGGTGTGCTCAGGCCGGGCCAGCACGGCTCCACGTTCGGCGGCAACCCGCTGGCCTGCGCCGTCGCGACCGAGGTCGTCCGGCTGCTGGCCACCGGCGAGTTCCAGCGCCGCTCGACCGAGCTGGGCGCCCGGCTGCACGCCGGTCTCCGCTCGCTGGTCGGCAGGGGCCTCGTCGCGGTGCGGGGCCGAGGCCTGTGGGCCGGCCTCGACATCGACCCGAGCCTGATGAGCGGCCGGGAGGCGTGCGAGCGGCTCGCCGAGCGCGGGGTGCTCGCCAAGGACACCCACGGCGCCACCATCCGGCTCGCCCCGCCGCTGGTGATCACCGAGGAGGAGATCGACCACGCGGTCGCCCAGCTCGCCGCCGTGCTGGCCGGCTGA
- a CDS encoding FHA domain-containing protein, protein MRFEISKVLDAIEGRVSTDPSLARAVVDLAEVIRYQDLDGGRPASLLRLGMVIDALARELEEDSVPVYAVVHRALLSDADLTSNERMVVRRWADDGLVEVLDNPGDRMLEVADLLGLPVLTRVRADGLRGRYPWLVEQAGRVLAPVPGAGGPAFIAHVGGGHTPVAGDRSPAGVKLLTRRWRCAEPGCALFGGGGGGGGAFADLSRVVERSPAGQPPPTLRGGAPTCPRHGTRLGDAGPRPRSAVLAVRVGGLIRRRFVLTEEEPAVVGRAPDQAGGITLGQWLNDEARRWISRSHVRFELRVGEVIVTDVSTNGSGIRPGGSMAEADRVPLAPQQSRVLAEGDMVELYPGVQIGRPDELPTGAPYTPTSVMAEAPTMAMRLPR, encoded by the coding sequence ATGAGATTCGAGATCAGCAAGGTGCTGGACGCCATCGAGGGCCGGGTCAGCACCGACCCGTCGCTGGCCCGGGCCGTCGTCGACCTGGCCGAGGTGATCCGCTACCAGGACCTCGACGGCGGCCGGCCGGCGAGCCTGCTCCGCCTCGGCATGGTGATCGACGCCCTCGCCCGCGAGTTGGAGGAGGACAGCGTCCCGGTCTACGCGGTGGTCCACCGGGCCCTGCTCTCCGACGCCGACCTCACCTCCAACGAGCGCATGGTGGTCCGCCGGTGGGCCGACGACGGGCTGGTCGAGGTGCTCGACAACCCGGGCGACCGGATGCTGGAGGTGGCGGACCTGCTCGGGCTGCCCGTGCTCACCCGGGTGCGGGCCGACGGCCTGCGCGGGCGCTACCCGTGGCTGGTCGAGCAGGCCGGCCGGGTGCTCGCCCCGGTGCCCGGCGCCGGCGGGCCGGCCTTCATCGCCCACGTCGGCGGCGGGCACACGCCCGTCGCCGGTGACCGGTCACCGGCCGGCGTGAAGCTGCTCACCCGGCGGTGGCGCTGCGCGGAGCCCGGCTGCGCGCTCTTCGGCGGCGGCGGCGGGGGTGGCGGGGCCTTCGCCGACCTGTCCCGGGTGGTGGAGCGCAGCCCGGCCGGCCAGCCGCCGCCCACGCTGCGCGGCGGCGCGCCGACCTGCCCCCGCCACGGCACCCGGCTCGGCGACGCCGGTCCGCGACCGCGCAGCGCCGTCCTGGCCGTGCGGGTGGGCGGGCTGATCCGCCGCCGCTTCGTGCTCACCGAGGAGGAGCCGGCGGTGGTCGGCCGCGCGCCCGACCAGGCCGGCGGGATCACGCTCGGGCAGTGGCTCAACGACGAGGCGCGCCGCTGGATCAGCCGCAGCCACGTCCGGTTCGAGCTGCGGGTCGGCGAGGTCATCGTGACCGACGTGAGCACCAACGGCTCGGGCATCCGCCCGGGCGGGTCGATGGCGGAGGCCGACCGGGTCCCGCTGGCGCCGCAGCAGTCCCGGGTGCTGGCCGAGGGCGACATGGTGGAGCTCTACCCGGGGGTGCAGATCGGCCGGCCCGACGAGCTTCCCACCGGCGCCCCCTACACGCCGACGTCGGTCATGGCCGAGGCCCCCACGATGGCGATGCGCCTGCCCCGCTGA
- a CDS encoding 4a-hydroxytetrahydrobiopterin dehydratase, producing MADVLTAEAVRDELGGLAGWSGDPAGITRTVELASFPEAIAVVDRVAVTAEELDHHPDIDIRWRALTFRCVTHSAGGVTRRDLELARRIDEIVGSVG from the coding sequence ATGGCAGACGTGCTCACCGCCGAGGCGGTGCGAGACGAGCTGGGTGGGCTGGCGGGCTGGTCGGGAGACCCCGCAGGGATCACCCGCACCGTGGAGCTGGCCAGCTTCCCGGAGGCCATCGCGGTGGTCGACCGGGTCGCCGTGACGGCGGAGGAGCTGGACCACCACCCCGACATCGACATCCGCTGGCGGGCCCTGACCTTCCGGTGCGTCACGCACTCGGCGGGCGGGGTCACGCGGCGTGACCTGGAACTGGCTCGGCGGATCGACGAGATCGTGGGGAGCGTCGGATGA
- a CDS encoding acyl-CoA desaturase — translation MVLGAVTDPPVRRGSDYAQLSRRISGAGLLERRPGRYVTRIVLTLGVFAAGWAAVGLVGDSWAQLLVAVILAVATTQVAFLGHDAGHRQMFRRRGPSEAIGLLTGNLAVGLSYGWWVDKHNRHHANPNHTDEDPDVGAGALVWTYEQAAATLGLGRRLARRQAWLFFPLLLLEGIALHVASVQAIVGRDSDGRFRTPMRHRRVEALLLVLHAVGYLGALLLVMSPVKALLFVAVHQGLWGFYMGCSFAPNHKGMPMPTADDDLDFLRKQVLTARNVRGGRLVDVALGGLNYQIEHHLFPNMPRANLRRARPIVRAYCAEQGIPYAETGLVESYRQALAHLHEVGRPLRG, via the coding sequence ATGGTGCTCGGAGCGGTGACGGACCCGCCGGTACGGCGGGGCAGTGACTACGCGCAGTTGTCCCGGCGGATCAGCGGGGCGGGCCTGCTGGAGCGACGCCCGGGACGGTACGTGACCCGGATCGTGCTCACGCTGGGCGTCTTCGCGGCGGGCTGGGCGGCCGTCGGCCTGGTCGGCGACTCGTGGGCGCAGCTCCTGGTCGCCGTCATCCTCGCCGTCGCCACCACCCAGGTCGCGTTCCTCGGCCACGACGCCGGCCACCGGCAGATGTTCCGGCGGCGCGGGCCGAGCGAGGCCATCGGCCTGCTCACCGGCAACCTGGCGGTCGGGCTCAGCTACGGCTGGTGGGTCGACAAGCACAACCGGCACCACGCCAACCCCAACCACACCGACGAGGACCCCGACGTCGGGGCCGGCGCGCTGGTCTGGACGTACGAGCAGGCCGCCGCGACGCTCGGGTTGGGCCGCCGGCTGGCCCGCCGGCAGGCGTGGCTGTTCTTCCCGTTGCTGCTGCTGGAGGGGATCGCCCTGCACGTGGCGAGCGTGCAGGCGATCGTGGGTCGGGACTCCGACGGCCGGTTCCGCACCCCGATGCGGCACCGGCGGGTCGAGGCGCTGCTGCTGGTCCTGCACGCCGTGGGCTACCTCGGTGCGCTGCTGCTGGTGATGTCGCCGGTGAAGGCGCTGCTCTTCGTCGCCGTCCACCAGGGACTGTGGGGCTTCTACATGGGCTGCTCGTTCGCCCCGAATCACAAGGGCATGCCGATGCCCACCGCCGACGACGACCTGGACTTCCTACGTAAGCAGGTGCTCACCGCGCGCAACGTGCGGGGCGGCCGGCTCGTCGACGTCGCCCTGGGCGGGCTCAACTACCAGATCGAGCACCACCTGTTCCCGAACATGCCCCGGGCCAACCTGCGCCGGGCCCGGCCGATCGTCCGCGCCTACTGCGCCGAGCAGGGCATCCCGTACGCCGAGACCGGGCTGGTCGAGTCGTACCGCCAGGCGCTCGCGCACCTGCACGAGGTGGGCCGGCCGCTGCGCGGCTGA